In Aegilops tauschii subsp. strangulata cultivar AL8/78 chromosome 3, Aet v6.0, whole genome shotgun sequence, one genomic interval encodes:
- the LOC109776770 gene encoding phosphoenolpyruvate carboxylase 1 yields the protein MISLHTSPFTLLIKLEPGRRRLALPQYAVLRRPAPRSGVRAAAVAESVDAQLRQFARGGATEDDDRLQNYEALLVTRFLDIIQDLHGSNFRRVVEECLRVSAEYQRDAGDRAAKLGELGALFTSLDVGDAIMVSSSLSHMLNLANLAEEIQMVYQKKMETSRRGGFADEALAPTESDIDETFQRMVGGLGKTPQEVFDALRSQTIDLVFTAHPTQSIRRSLLEKHASIRTCLTQLCVEGVSENEKQEIDEALQREILAAFRTDEIRRTPPTPQDEMRAGMSYFHDTIWNGVPKFLRRVDTALKNIGIDERLPYDVPLIQFSSWMGGDRDGNPRVTPEVTRDVCLLARMMAANMYFSKMGSLMFELSMWRCNDELRARADELHRLSSRKYAKYYIEFWKQISPREPYRIILGDVRDKLYNTCERAREILSNGESSIPEEDTYTRVEEFLEPLELCYRSLCDCGDKLIADGSLLDFMRQVSTFGLCLLKLDIRQESDRHIDAVDAITTHLGIGSYRDWPEEQRQEWLVNELRGNRPLFGPDLPQSDEVADVLGTFRVISELPADSFGAYVISMATAPSDVLAVELLQRECGVKKPMRVVPLFEKLADLQQARATMELLFSIDWYKERINGKQEIMIGYSDSGKDAGRLSAAWYLYKAQEEIVDVAEQHGVKLTIFHGRGGTVGRGGGPSHLAILSQPPNTVNGSLRVTVQGEVIEKSFGEDNLCFRTLQRFTAATLEHGMNPPVSPKPEWRALLDDMATVATEEYRSIVFQEPRFVEYFRSATPETEYGRMNIGSRPSKRKPGGGIESLRAIPWIFAWTQTRFHLPVWLGFGAAFRHAMDKPGGLATLREMYDEWPFFRVTIDLLEMVFAKGDPGIAALYDKLLVPQDLWPFGEQLRANYAETQSLLLKVAGHEDLLESDPYLRQRLLLRDSYITALNVCQAYTLKRIRDGEFRPATRPPLSKEFIDETAESLMELNPSSEYDPGLEDTLILTMKGIAAGMQNTG from the exons ATGATTTCCCTCCACACCTCCCCGTTCACTCTCCTGATAAAGCTCGAGCCCGGCCGGAGGCGGCTCGCGCTGCCGCAGTATGCCGTGCTCCGGCGGCCGGCGCCGAGGAGCGGCGTCcgcgcggcggcggtggccgaGTCCGTCGACGCCCAGCTCCGGCAGTTCGCGCGGGGCGGGGCGACGGAGGACGACGACCGGCTGCAGAACTACGAGGCCCTCCTCGTCACCCGCTTCCTCGACATCATCCAGGACCTGCACGGCAGCAACTTCAGACGAGTG GTCGAGGAGTGCCTGCGGGTGTCCGCCGAGTACCAGCGCGACGCGGGCGACCGGGCGGCGAAGCTTGGCGAGCTGGGGGCGCTGTTCACGAGCCTGGACGTGGGCGACGCCATCATGGTGTCCAGCTCCCTGTCGCACATGCTCAACCTGGCCAACCTCGCGGAGGAGATCCAGATGGTGTACCAGAAGAAGATGGAGACGAGCCGGCGCGGCGGCTTCGCCGACGAGGCCCTGGCGCCCACCGAGTCGGACATCGACGAGACCTTCCAGCGGATGGTGGGCGGGCTGGGCAAGACGCCCCAGGAGGTGTTCGACGCGCTCAGGTCCCAGACCATCGACCTCGTCTTCACCGCGCACCCCACCCAGTCCATCCGGCGCTCGCTCCTCGAGAAGCACGCCAG CATCCGGACGTGCCTGACGCAGCTGTGCGTGGAGGGCGTGTCCGAGAACGAGAAGCAGGAGATCGACGAGGCACTGCAGAGGGAGATCCTGGCGGCGTTCAGGACGGACGAGATCCGGCGGACGCCGCCGACGCCGCAGGACGAGATGCGGGCGGGGATGAGCTACTTCCACGACACCATCTGGAACGGCGTGCCCAAGTTCCTCCGTCGCGTCGACACGGCGCTCAAGAACATCGGCATCGACGAGCGCCTCCCCTACGACGTCCCGCTCATCCAGTTCTCCTCCTGGATGGGCGGCGACCGCGACGGCAACCCCAGGGTCACCCCCGAGGTCACCAGGGACGTCTGCCTGCTCGCCAGGATGATGGCCGCCAACATGTACTTCTCCAAGATGGGCAGCCTCATGTTCGAG CTTTCTATGTGGCGTTGTAACGACGAGCTCCGGGCCCGGGCCGACGAGCTGCACCGGCTGTCCTCCCGGAAGTACGCCAAGTACTACATCG AGTTTTGGAAGCAGATTTCTCCGCGTGAGCCCTACCGCATCATCCTCGGCGATGTCAGGGACAAGCTGTACAACACCTGCGAGCGCGCTCGAGAGATCCTGTCCAATGGAGAATCGAGCATCCCAGAAGAAGATACCTACACGAGGGTCGAGGAG TTCTTGGAGCCTCTGGAGCTGTGCTACCGATCGCTGTGCGACTGCGGGGACAAGCTGATCGCCGACGGCAGCCTGCTGGACTTCATGCGCCAGGTCTCCACCTTCGGCCTCTGCCTCCTCAAGCTGGACATCCGGCAGGAGTCGGACCGCCACATCGACGCCGTCGACGCCATCACCACGCACCTCGGCATCGGCTCCTACCGGGACTGGCCCGAGGAGCAGCGCCAGGAGTGGCTCGTCAACGAGCTCCGCGGCAACCGCCCGCTCTTCGGCCCGGATCTGCCACAGTCCGACGAGGTCGCGGACGTGCTCGGCACCTTCCGGGTCATCTCCGAGCTCCCCGCCGACAGCTTCGGGGCCTACGTCATCTCCATGGCCACCGCGCCGTCCGACGTGCTCGCCGTCGAGCTGCTGCAGCGTGAGTGCGGCGTCAAGAAGCCCATGAGAGTCGTGCCGCTGTTCGAGAAGCTCGCGGACCTTCAGCAGGCGCGCGCCACCATGGAGCTCCTCTTCTCCATCGACTGGTACAAGGAGAGGATCAATGGCAAGCAGGAGATCATGATCGGGTACTCGGACTCGGGCAAGGACGCCGGccggctgtcggcggcgtggtaTCTCTACAAGGCCCAGGAGGAGATCGTGGACGTGGCGGAGCAGCACGGCGTGAAGCTCACCATCTTCCACGGCCGGGGCGGCACCGTGGGGCGCGGTGGCGGGCCGAGCCACCTCGCCATCCTGTCGCAGCCGCCCAACACCGTCAACGGCTCGCTCCGGGTGACCGTCCAGGGCGAGGTGATCGAGAAGTCGTTCGGGGAGGATAACCTCTGTTTCCGCACGCTGCAGAGGTTCACGGCGGCGACGCTGGAGCACGGCATGAACCCGCCCGTGTCCCCGAAGCCGGAGTGGCGTGCGCTGCTGGACGACATGGCCACGGTGGCCACCGAGGAGTACCGGTCCATCGTGTTCCAGGAGCCGCGCTTCGTGGAGTACTTCCGGTCGGCGACGCCGGAGACGGAGTACGGGCGGATGAACATCGGCAGCCGGCCATCGAAGCGGAAGCCGGGCGGCGGCATCGAGTCGCTGCGCGCCATCCCGTGGATCTTCGCGTGGACGCAGACGCGGTTCCACCTCCCCGTGTGGCTGGGCTTCGGCGCCGCGTTCCGGCACGCCATGGACAAGCCCGGCGGCCTCGCCACGCTCCGTGAGATGTACGACGAGTGGCCCTTCTTCCGCGTCACCATCGACCTCCTCGAGATGGTCTTCGCCAAGGGCGACCCCGGCATCGCCGCGCTCTACGACAAGCTCCTCGTCCCCCAAGACCTCTGGCCCTTCGGCGAGCAGCTCAGAGCCAACTACGCCGAGACACAGAGCCTCCTCCTGAAG GTTGCTGGGCACGAAGACCTGCTGGAGAGCGACCCGTACCTGAGGCAGCGGCTGTTGCTGCGGGACTCGTACATCACGGCGCTCAACGTGTGCCAGGCGTACACTCTGAAGAGGATCAGGGACGGCGAGTTCAGGCCGGCGACGCGACCGCCGCTGTCCAAGGAGTTCATCGACGAGACGGCAGAGAGCTTGATGGAGCTCAACCCCAGCAGCGAGTACGACCCCGGGCTGGAGGACACGCTCATCCTCACCATGAAGGGAATCGCCGCGGGCATGCAGAACACGGGCTGA